The following proteins are co-located in the Salinirubrum litoreum genome:
- a CDS encoding Sec-independent protein translocase subunit TatA/TatB, translating into MILLPLFPGIPGGIELLVILLVVVLLFGANKLPKLARASGQAMGEFRRGREEIEAELKAGVDDSTSSEADPLLEDEAATTAR; encoded by the coding sequence ATGATACTTCTTCCCCTCTTTCCCGGCATCCCCGGCGGCATCGAACTGCTCGTCATCCTGCTGGTCGTCGTCCTGCTGTTCGGCGCGAACAAACTCCCGAAGCTCGCTCGGGCCTCCGGACAGGCGATGGGCGAGTTCCGGCGCGGCCGCGAAGAGATCGAAGCCGAACTGAAGGCTGGCGTCGACGACTCGACCTCTAGCGAGGCCGACCCCCTGCTCGAAGACGAGGCCGCCACGACCGCACGCTGA
- a CDS encoding MFS transporter has protein sequence MSGSGNALGLLARDREFAALAGSAFARAQAYSTILIALALYAERFGTTGTIEGLFGTAFAIVQLLIVLPLGRKVDTGNAKYFLLVGLAINVVVFVGFALVSNAVDVILVRVVQGVGASMLWITGSTVVGEISPEDASGRWLGSYNQVGAFSSLAGDLVGGYLLYAYDMWIAYAVLSAVTVGAFVLVLLYLRDNPGGKTDPEEASGRETLEALFDRPLIRSLVFFRLAFSVGKMAVIIFLPIYARTEFGISAFAIGWILAGGKLTKSIVQGYMGDLTDRVGRKPSFVAVGALVYGLGTALIPLALYAEGAIAPVTLSAVGRSVELGGAFFTLFAAYGVLGIADSIRLPASMALFVEEGEQFDSVASSMSLRSISWKIGQVVGPVFVGVVKDYISTEVAFLTAAGFIVVATGVFVVSYRSARATPTAEPTLGD, from the coding sequence GTGTCCGGCTCCGGAAACGCACTCGGCCTGCTGGCCCGCGACCGCGAGTTCGCCGCGCTGGCAGGCTCTGCCTTCGCTCGGGCACAGGCCTACTCGACGATTCTCATCGCGCTGGCGCTGTACGCCGAGCGGTTCGGCACGACCGGCACTATCGAGGGGCTGTTCGGGACCGCCTTCGCGATCGTCCAACTGCTGATCGTCCTCCCGCTGGGCCGGAAGGTCGACACGGGCAACGCGAAGTACTTCCTGCTCGTCGGCCTCGCGATCAACGTCGTCGTCTTCGTCGGGTTCGCGCTCGTCTCGAACGCGGTGGACGTGATCCTGGTCCGGGTCGTGCAGGGCGTCGGCGCGAGTATGCTCTGGATCACCGGCTCGACCGTCGTCGGCGAGATCAGTCCCGAGGACGCCTCGGGTCGCTGGCTCGGCTCGTACAACCAGGTCGGCGCGTTCTCCAGTCTCGCGGGCGACCTCGTCGGCGGCTACCTGCTGTACGCCTACGACATGTGGATCGCCTACGCCGTCCTCTCTGCGGTGACGGTCGGTGCGTTCGTCCTCGTCCTGCTCTACTTGCGCGACAATCCCGGTGGGAAGACGGACCCCGAGGAAGCGAGTGGCCGGGAGACGCTCGAAGCCCTGTTCGACCGCCCGTTGATCCGGTCGCTCGTCTTCTTCCGCCTCGCGTTCTCGGTCGGCAAGATGGCGGTCATCATCTTCCTGCCCATCTACGCCAGAACCGAGTTCGGCATCTCGGCGTTCGCCATCGGCTGGATTCTCGCGGGCGGGAAGCTCACGAAGTCCATCGTCCAGGGGTACATGGGCGATCTGACGGACCGAGTCGGCAGGAAACCGTCCTTCGTCGCGGTCGGCGCACTCGTCTACGGTCTCGGCACCGCGCTGATCCCGCTGGCGCTGTACGCCGAGGGTGCGATCGCGCCAGTCACACTGTCGGCGGTCGGCAGAAGCGTCGAACTCGGCGGCGCGTTCTTCACTCTCTTCGCGGCGTACGGCGTGCTGGGGATCGCCGACAGCATCCGACTCCCGGCGAGTATGGCGCTGTTCGTCGAGGAGGGCGAGCAGTTCGACTCGGTGGCTAGCAGTATGTCGCTCCGGTCCATCTCGTGGAAGATCGGACAGGTCGTCGGGCCGGTCTTCGTCGGCGTCGTGAAAGACTACATCTCGACGGAGGTCGCGTTCCTGACGGCGGCGGGGTTCATCGTCGTCGCCACGGGCGTCTTCGTCGTCAGCTACCGGTCCGCGCGAGCGACGCCGACCGCAGAGCCGACGCTCGGGGACTGA
- a CDS encoding MTH865 family protein, giving the protein MADAEAELRDQLLEAFEGADYPVSNQMDLVPALPNGPGTKFEAGDVSFTAMEMAAKLGGHQDFPYDSAQDLVDDVIAGLKEEGML; this is encoded by the coding sequence ATGGCAGACGCCGAAGCCGAACTCCGCGACCAGCTTCTCGAAGCGTTCGAAGGCGCAGACTACCCCGTGAGCAACCAGATGGACCTCGTCCCCGCCCTGCCGAACGGGCCGGGCACGAAGTTCGAGGCGGGCGACGTGAGCTTCACCGCGATGGAGATGGCCGCGAAACTCGGCGGGCACCAAGACTTCCCCTACGACTCGGCCCAGGACCTCGTCGACGACGTCATCGCGGGCCTGAAAGAAGAAGGGATGCTCTGA